In one Modestobacter sp. L9-4 genomic region, the following are encoded:
- a CDS encoding glycosyltransferase family 2 protein produces the protein MTTTDVPPTTVRTTQLVVALATYRRPDELRGLLPALVEQLADVADLVGTAGVLVVDNDPEASARTLLEEWSGTAVRYVHEPEPGIAAARNRALAEAGTSGTLVFIDDDEVPHPGWLRALLDTQAATGAAAVAGAVVSAYDGELLPWVAAGDFFRRRRLPTGTPIEVAATNNLLLDLAVVTRLGLRFDAAFGISGGSDTLFTRQLTRSGAPMVWCDEAVVTDRVPTARLTPRWVLARAYRLGNSATRVDLVLAGTPRERLQAQSRGLARGAVRVAGGSARALAGLVTGRPRHQARGLRTAARGLGMAAGTVGLVYQEYRRRS, from the coding sequence ATGACCACGACCGACGTCCCGCCGACGACGGTGCGCACGACGCAGCTGGTGGTGGCGCTGGCCACCTACCGCCGTCCCGACGAGCTGCGCGGACTCCTCCCGGCCCTGGTCGAGCAGCTGGCCGACGTCGCCGACCTCGTCGGGACCGCCGGCGTGCTGGTGGTCGACAACGACCCCGAGGCCAGCGCCCGGACGCTGCTCGAGGAGTGGTCGGGCACCGCCGTGCGGTACGTGCACGAGCCGGAGCCCGGCATCGCCGCGGCCCGCAACCGCGCGCTGGCCGAGGCGGGCACCAGCGGGACCCTGGTCTTCATCGACGACGACGAGGTGCCGCACCCCGGCTGGCTGCGTGCACTGCTGGACACGCAGGCCGCCACCGGGGCCGCCGCCGTCGCCGGGGCCGTGGTCAGCGCCTACGACGGCGAGCTGCTGCCCTGGGTCGCCGCCGGTGACTTCTTCCGCCGCCGCCGGCTGCCCACCGGCACGCCGATCGAGGTGGCCGCCACCAACAACCTGCTGCTGGACCTGGCCGTGGTCACCCGCCTCGGCCTGCGGTTCGACGCCGCCTTCGGCATCAGCGGCGGCAGCGACACGCTCTTCACCCGGCAGCTGACCCGCTCGGGCGCCCCGATGGTCTGGTGCGACGAGGCGGTCGTCACCGACCGGGTGCCCACCGCCCGGCTGACGCCGCGCTGGGTGCTCGCCCGCGCCTACCGGCTGGGCAACTCCGCCACCCGCGTCGACCTGGTGCTCGCCGGCACGCCGCGCGAGCGGCTGCAGGCGCAGTCCCGCGGGCTGGCCCGGGGCGCGGTGCGGGTCGCCGGCGGCTCGGCCCGCGCGCTCGCCGGGCTCGTCACCGGCAGGCCGCGGCACCAGGCCCGCGGCCTGCGCACCGCCGCCCGCGGGCTCGGCATGGCCGCCGGCACCGTCGGGCTGGTCTACCAGGAGTACCGCCGGCGCAGCTGA
- a CDS encoding low molecular weight phosphatase family protein: MTTRVLVVCTGNVCRSPAAELLLRDRLGAADVDVASAGVHALAGQPVDPPVAELLAERGVSPEGFRARQLDPAEAGAADVVLTMTREHRAAVVRARPGAVRRTLLLPEAAEAAAAIAREGWPADLPDVAARLAALPRLATRHRGAATAAAAAEVPDPHRQSAAVHRSTVDLLAGAVDTLVTALGTGARPIG; this comes from the coding sequence GTGACCACCCGCGTGCTGGTGGTCTGCACCGGCAACGTGTGCCGCTCGCCGGCCGCCGAGCTGCTGCTGCGCGACCGGCTGGGTGCCGCCGACGTGGACGTCGCCAGCGCCGGCGTGCACGCCCTGGCCGGGCAGCCGGTCGACCCGCCGGTGGCCGAGCTGCTGGCCGAGCGCGGGGTGTCCCCGGAGGGCTTCCGGGCCCGTCAGCTCGACCCGGCCGAGGCCGGCGCCGCCGACGTCGTGCTCACCATGACCCGGGAGCACCGCGCCGCGGTGGTCCGCGCCCGGCCCGGGGCGGTCCGCCGCACCCTGCTGCTGCCGGAGGCCGCCGAGGCCGCCGCCGCGATCGCCCGCGAGGGCTGGCCCGCGGACCTGCCCGACGTCGCCGCCCGGCTGGCCGCGCTGCCCCGGCTGGCGACCCGCCACCGGGGTGCTGCGACGGCTGCTGCGGCGGCCGAGGTGCCCGACCCGCACCGGCAGTCGGCGGCGGTGCACCGCAGCACCGTCGACCTGCTCGCCGGGGCCGTCGACACCCTCGTCACCGCACTGGGCACAGGTGCCC
- a CDS encoding polysaccharide biosynthesis tyrosine autokinase translates to MSAQQYLEMLQRRWRWLVAAVLVGLVLAAGSSLLATPTYRATSSLFFSLQTGNSGNDLAQGANYTQGQVASYALLARTPAVLQPVVDELGGGTTVRGLAGQVSTSVVPDTVVVEVAVSDPVPARAAELANAVAAQLVVTVEDLAPVGADRQPTVQATPVSPAVAPSSPATPRTTMDLVVGLLVGLLVGLVAVVLRDLTDTRIRTAEDLRRVTSVPLLAGLDTPPDGAGGRDLAVVTDPHGRRAEAFRSLRTSVQFLAERDRALSLVVTSSRAGEGKSTVAANLALALAEAGVRVALVDADLRRPSVATTLDLEAAAGLTTVLIGQAELDDVLQEWGPAGLHVLTTGPLPPNPSELLGSPAMASVLAELEATHDVVVLDTAPLLPVTDGVVLSRLASGTLMVVDAHRTSRAQAGAALQSLATVDSRVVGVVLTHAPQRDTEVYRYEQAPGAAVLPETPAVSPAGLVPAPRTDRSRALPGRSRR, encoded by the coding sequence ATGAGCGCGCAGCAGTACCTCGAGATGCTCCAGCGCCGATGGCGGTGGCTGGTGGCCGCCGTCCTGGTCGGCCTGGTGCTGGCCGCCGGCAGCTCGCTGCTGGCCACCCCCACCTACCGGGCCACCAGCAGCCTGTTCTTCTCGCTGCAGACCGGCAACAGCGGCAACGACCTGGCCCAGGGCGCGAACTACACGCAGGGCCAGGTCGCCTCCTACGCGCTGCTGGCCCGCACCCCGGCCGTCCTGCAGCCGGTGGTCGACGAGCTGGGCGGGGGCACCACGGTGCGCGGCCTGGCCGGGCAGGTGTCGACGTCCGTCGTCCCCGACACCGTCGTCGTCGAGGTCGCCGTCAGCGACCCCGTGCCCGCCCGCGCCGCCGAGCTCGCCAACGCCGTCGCCGCGCAGCTGGTGGTCACCGTCGAGGACCTCGCGCCCGTCGGTGCCGACCGGCAGCCCACCGTGCAGGCCACGCCTGTCTCGCCGGCCGTGGCGCCCAGCTCGCCGGCCACCCCCCGCACCACGATGGACCTCGTCGTCGGCCTGCTCGTCGGGCTGCTGGTCGGCCTGGTCGCGGTCGTGCTGCGCGACCTCACCGACACCCGCATCCGCACCGCCGAGGACCTGCGCCGGGTCACCTCCGTGCCGCTGCTCGCCGGGCTGGACACCCCGCCGGACGGCGCCGGCGGCCGCGACCTCGCCGTCGTCACCGACCCGCACGGCCGCCGGGCCGAGGCCTTCCGGTCGCTGCGCACCTCCGTGCAGTTCCTGGCCGAGCGCGACCGTGCGCTCTCGCTGGTCGTGACGTCGTCCCGGGCGGGGGAGGGCAAGTCGACCGTCGCGGCCAACCTGGCCCTGGCCCTGGCCGAGGCCGGTGTGCGGGTCGCCCTGGTCGACGCCGACCTGCGCCGCCCCTCGGTGGCCACCACCCTGGACCTGGAGGCCGCCGCCGGCCTGACCACCGTGCTCATCGGCCAGGCCGAGCTGGACGACGTGCTGCAGGAGTGGGGACCGGCAGGTCTGCACGTGCTCACCACCGGGCCGCTGCCGCCCAACCCGAGCGAGCTGCTGGGCTCCCCGGCCATGGCCTCGGTGCTCGCCGAGCTGGAGGCCACCCACGACGTGGTCGTGCTGGACACCGCGCCGCTGCTGCCGGTCACCGACGGCGTCGTGCTGTCCCGGCTGGCCTCGGGGACGCTCATGGTGGTCGACGCCCACCGCACCAGCCGGGCGCAGGCCGGTGCCGCACTGCAGTCGCTGGCCACCGTGGACTCCCGCGTCGTCGGCGTGGTGCTCACCCACGCCCCGCAGCGGGACACCGAGGTCTACCGCTACGAGCAGGCGCCGGGGGCCGCGGTGCTGCCGGAGACCCCCGCGGTGAGCCCGGCCGGCCTCGTCCCGGCGCCGCGCACCGACCGGTCGCGAGCACTGCCCGGGCGGTCGCGGCGGTGA
- a CDS encoding lipopolysaccharide biosynthesis protein codes for MTTVLDPAPGRTPEPALWRAVLRSGGTRLLVLPVSALLGIVVTRLVLDEWGTGAFAQYGLLVSLGALLPFADLGLSAAVVNAVAGSPDPAHDRHVHGVLVTTVRVLLGSAAVLSALVLAVAAAGAWPALLGPGLLPGSGPVAATLCFLLIALALPVGFGQRLLTGLGRNHVAVAVNGLQTPLLLAVLAVVVWTGAPAGGYVAVLAYAVTAVLAVLCTWSAARTLHPAVGRALRDVPRFRTVRGERVSDLAWPMLVQMIALPLAMQTDRIVLSHQAGPETLAEYNLAAQMFTPIWALVSAAGITLWPAYRRRRAQGLDESPARMSLAFGAAAGAVAVVIAVASPLLADVASGGRITLGWGLVGAFVLLMTLQGLKYPAGMYLTDAPGLRFQAGMVCLMLPVNLGVSWVLAGRMGAAGPVLGSALGVALFQVLANALRVRRLLRHRAADAAAARPDAPVLQEET; via the coding sequence ATGACGACCGTCCTGGACCCGGCACCCGGGCGGACGCCCGAGCCGGCGCTGTGGCGCGCGGTGCTGCGCAGCGGGGGCACCCGGCTGCTCGTGCTGCCGGTCTCCGCGCTGCTGGGCATCGTGGTCACCCGGCTGGTGCTCGACGAGTGGGGCACCGGCGCGTTCGCCCAGTACGGCCTGCTCGTCAGCCTCGGCGCGCTGCTGCCCTTCGCCGACCTCGGCCTGTCCGCCGCGGTCGTCAACGCCGTCGCCGGCAGCCCGGACCCGGCGCACGACCGGCACGTGCACGGGGTGCTGGTCACCACCGTCCGCGTCCTGCTGGGCTCGGCCGCGGTGCTCTCGGCCCTGGTGCTGGCCGTGGCCGCCGCCGGCGCGTGGCCGGCGCTGCTGGGCCCGGGCCTGCTGCCCGGCTCGGGACCCGTCGCCGCCACGCTGTGCTTCCTGCTCATCGCGCTGGCGCTCCCGGTGGGCTTCGGCCAGCGGCTGCTCACCGGGCTGGGCCGCAACCACGTCGCCGTCGCCGTCAACGGCCTGCAGACCCCGCTGCTGCTCGCCGTCCTCGCCGTCGTCGTCTGGACCGGCGCGCCGGCCGGGGGCTACGTGGCCGTCCTCGCCTACGCGGTGACCGCCGTCCTGGCCGTGCTCTGCACCTGGTCGGCGGCGCGCACGCTGCACCCGGCCGTGGGCCGGGCGCTGCGCGACGTGCCCCGGTTCCGGACCGTGCGCGGTGAGCGGGTCTCGGACCTGGCCTGGCCGATGCTCGTGCAGATGATCGCCCTGCCGCTGGCGATGCAGACCGACCGGATCGTGCTCAGCCACCAGGCGGGGCCGGAGACGCTGGCCGAGTACAACCTGGCCGCGCAGATGTTCACCCCGATCTGGGCGCTGGTCAGCGCCGCCGGCATCACGCTGTGGCCGGCCTACCGCCGCCGCCGCGCCCAGGGCCTCGACGAGTCACCGGCCCGGATGAGCCTGGCCTTCGGCGCCGCCGCCGGTGCCGTCGCCGTCGTCATCGCGGTGGCCTCACCGCTGCTGGCCGACGTCGCCTCCGGCGGCCGGATCACCCTCGGCTGGGGGCTGGTCGGCGCCTTCGTGCTGCTGATGACCCTGCAGGGGCTCAAGTACCCGGCCGGCATGTACCTCACCGACGCCCCCGGCCTGCGGTTCCAGGCCGGCATGGTCTGCCTGATGCTCCCGGTCAACCTCGGGGTGTCCTGGGTGCTGGCCGGCCGCATGGGCGCGGCCGGGCCGGTGCTCGGCTCCGCCCTGGGCGTCGCGCTGTTCCAGGTGCTGGCCAACGCGCTCCGGGTCCGCCGGCTGCTCCGGCACCGGGCCGCGGACGCAGCGGCCGCCCGCCCCGACGCCCCCGTCCTCCAGGAGGAGACATGA
- a CDS encoding glycosyltransferase, whose translation MSGPVRRQVKLFAQLRSAHLERAHQGEPATVFHRDRRFDFDETLLPGLDVRQLGALATGWALFRSAAEVVEVNEPLMAHGLVRTSVALAALDARRLLRRRDALVVSYAIENRDPFRSPAGTGLRTRVRRRVERRLAGHVSRHLDRLAFGTPDAEELYATLLGPALRRTTTRAVPAVSAACDCLSGADTGSAGGEGLVVFLGALGARKGVPQLMAAWPEVARRRPGTRLALRGAGPLAAEVAAWTHTVPGVDLVEGASRQEVHALLRRADVLVLLSQPTPTWREQVGLPLVEALAHGCAVVTTSESGLAPWLAAHGHRVLSPAAAPQEVADAVLAALSEARPRASVLADLPAEDGRLAAERWLTGARDHAA comes from the coding sequence ATGAGCGGTCCGGTGCGGCGTCAGGTCAAGCTCTTCGCCCAGCTGCGCAGCGCCCACCTGGAGCGGGCCCACCAGGGCGAGCCGGCCACCGTCTTCCACCGCGACCGGCGGTTCGACTTCGACGAGACGCTGCTGCCCGGGCTCGACGTCCGGCAGCTGGGGGCGCTGGCGACCGGGTGGGCGCTGTTCCGCTCGGCGGCCGAGGTCGTGGAGGTCAACGAGCCGCTGATGGCCCACGGCCTGGTGCGCACCTCGGTGGCCCTGGCGGCGCTGGACGCGCGCCGGCTGCTGCGGCGGCGGGACGCCCTGGTGGTCAGCTACGCCATCGAGAACCGCGACCCCTTCCGGTCCCCGGCCGGCACCGGGCTGCGCACCCGGGTGCGGCGCAGGGTGGAGCGTCGGCTGGCCGGGCACGTGAGCCGGCACCTGGACCGGCTGGCCTTCGGGACGCCGGACGCCGAGGAGCTGTACGCGACCCTGCTGGGCCCGGCGCTGCGGCGCACCACCACGCGGGCGGTGCCGGCGGTGTCCGCCGCCTGCGACTGCCTGTCCGGCGCGGACACCGGCTCGGCCGGCGGGGAGGGGCTGGTGGTCTTCCTCGGGGCGCTGGGCGCGCGCAAGGGCGTGCCGCAGCTGATGGCCGCCTGGCCCGAGGTGGCCCGGCGCCGCCCGGGGACCCGGCTGGCGCTGCGCGGGGCGGGTCCGCTGGCCGCGGAGGTCGCGGCCTGGACGCACACGGTCCCCGGTGTTGACCTGGTCGAGGGGGCGTCCCGTCAGGAGGTGCACGCCCTGCTGCGCCGGGCCGACGTCCTGGTCCTGCTGTCCCAGCCGACGCCGACGTGGCGCGAGCAGGTCGGGCTGCCGCTGGTCGAGGCGCTGGCCCACGGGTGTGCCGTGGTGACCACCTCCGAGAGCGGGCTCGCGCCCTGGCTGGCGGCGCACGGCCACCGCGTCCTGTCGCCGGCGGCCGCCCCGCAGGAGGTCGCGGACGCGGTGCTGGCCGCGCTGTCCGAGGCCCGGCCGCGGGCGTCGGTGCTGGCCGACCTGCCGGCCGAGGACGGCCGGCTGGCCGCCGAGCGCTGGCTGACCGGGGCGCGGGACCACGCGGCCTGA
- a CDS encoding PKD domain-containing protein, which yields MSARVTSSSRPLVAGVLSALLFIGVLAGGLVPTAARADTAPAPVTPTNPTTVTADPLPTVQVNGVVWSQVVVGNRVYVAGEFTSARPAGAAAGTQETPRGNLLAYDLTTGALISSWAPSLNAQALVLAASPDGSRLYVGGDFNQVTVNGTATRRNRVAAFDTASGQLVSSFNPNVTGQVRAIAATNSTVYLGGKLTAVGGTARTALAAVTSAGALLPWAPVPGVGPTSGNRLPYTAGQENPNLKTTNAVMSLLVTRGGSQVVVAGRFYTLNNTVSSGVGALDATSGATLPFQMGQIITNQGVNSAVYSLSTDGTNVYGTAYDFYGPGNLEGSFAANPDGGAPVWINDCHGDSYSSAPLNGALYQAGHPHDCSLIGGYPEQNPRVSRYATALSLTPAGTVSDGADAALRGRPSPALLHWYPDTTPGSYTGSDQSGWSVAGSGNYLLYGGEFTKIGGVAQQGLVRFAMPQVAPRKVAPNGNDQLTPSVVSQTAGTARVSWQATFDQDNRDLVYRVYRSDRPTTPVYEVGAPSAWWDRPSLGFVDTGLTPGATYGYKVTAVDPDGNTRSRGTTTVTVSSAATAAYPSAVLADAPSGYWRLGEPTGTTQYDRAGFADITPGAGLSATTPGAVRNDADGALRVDGAAKDATGAMTGRASAGLAAQAAPQTFSLELWFQTTSTAGGRLAGFGNSRTGENSSYDRQLYLDTAGKLSFGVYPGTTRIVTSPTALNDGRWHHVVAELGGGNQVLYVDGLKVAAATGVAGGQDYSGWWQVGGNNLNGWATNGYYTGNLDEVAVYGTALTTAQVRAHYVAGGGSPAVNPRPADAYGARVYDDEPSLFWRLGETSGSTAANSADVGYPGTYTSTTLGQSGAPLAGVTDSRGISPASSGGYVTGTTQVMSPQVFSEELWFTSTSTKGGRLMGFGNARTGGSGTYDRAVYLLADGRLRFTTSNGTTRTADSTARFNDGQWHHVVASMGPAGMVLYADGAKVGSNAGATAAGSYNGYWRLGTDNLGDTASSPYFTGRLDEAAVYPVQLTDAQVAAHFAASRGTVDQRPTAAFTATATDLAVQFDAADSSDAEGPLADWRWTFGDGSTGTGVAPAHTYATAGTYAVQLTVTDRAGGTGTLTQQVTVTAPLPNQVPTAAFTATATGLTAQLDGGASTDPDGTVAAWDWAFGDGTTGTGATTSHTWPATGTYAVVLTVTDDDGATASTTRQVTVTAPNKAPTAAFTSTVSGLSAAFDSAGSADVDGQLVARAWDFGDGATSGVAAPSHTYAAAGTYAVKLTVTDDDGASATVTQSVTVSAGPASVVADRFERSVASGLGAAETGGTWTVSGGTAVSASVAGGVGQLVVSRAGQTATAALSSVSVADVAFQTTVVLPAAPTGGGTYVTLAARRVGADQYQVVAKFLADGRVTLTLNRVSGGVTTALKGVTVPGLTYVAGAKVNLLLDVAGSGTTTLQAAAWPAGQARPASQLTATDTTASLQAAGSLSVAGYVSGSSTALPVTVQLDDLWAGVAGASRPQDPTAPTVNKAPTAAFTSAVSGLSVSVDSAGSSDADGRVVARAWDFGDGATSGLAAPSHTYAAAGTYAVKLTVTDDAGATGSVTRSVTVSAGPPSVVADRFERSVASGLGSAETGGAWTVSGGTAVSASVGNGVGSLVVSRAGQTATAALSSVSVADVAFQTTVVLPAAPTGGGTYVTLAARRVGADQYQVVAKFLADGRVTLTLNRVSGGVTTALKGTTVAGLTYVAGAKVNLLLDVAGSGTTTLQAAAWPAGQPRPASQLSATDTTASLQAAGSLSVAGYVSGSSTALPVTVQLDDVSAGPAGSTPQG from the coding sequence ATGTCTGCACGCGTCACCTCGTCATCGAGGCCACTGGTGGCCGGGGTCCTCAGCGCCCTGCTGTTCATCGGCGTCCTCGCCGGCGGCCTGGTGCCCACGGCCGCCAGGGCGGACACGGCCCCCGCGCCGGTCACGCCGACGAACCCGACCACGGTGACGGCCGACCCGCTGCCGACCGTGCAGGTGAACGGCGTCGTCTGGTCGCAGGTGGTCGTCGGCAACCGGGTGTACGTCGCCGGCGAGTTCACCAGCGCCCGTCCGGCCGGTGCCGCCGCGGGGACGCAGGAGACGCCGCGCGGCAACCTGCTCGCCTACGACCTCACCACCGGTGCGCTGATCAGCTCCTGGGCGCCGAGCCTCAACGCCCAGGCCCTCGTGCTCGCCGCCTCGCCCGACGGCTCCCGGCTCTACGTGGGCGGTGACTTCAACCAGGTCACCGTCAACGGCACGGCCACCCGGCGCAACCGGGTCGCCGCCTTCGACACCGCCAGCGGCCAGCTGGTGAGCAGCTTCAACCCCAACGTCACCGGTCAGGTCCGCGCCATCGCCGCGACCAACAGCACCGTCTACCTCGGCGGCAAGCTGACCGCGGTCGGCGGCACCGCGCGCACCGCGCTGGCCGCCGTCACCTCCGCCGGTGCGCTGCTGCCCTGGGCGCCGGTCCCCGGCGTGGGCCCGACCAGCGGCAACCGGCTGCCGTACACGGCGGGGCAGGAGAACCCCAACCTCAAGACCACCAACGCCGTGATGTCGCTGCTGGTCACCCGCGGCGGCAGCCAGGTCGTGGTGGCCGGCCGGTTCTACACGCTGAACAACACGGTCTCCTCCGGCGTCGGCGCGCTGGACGCCACCAGCGGCGCGACCCTGCCCTTCCAGATGGGGCAGATCATCACCAACCAGGGCGTGAACTCCGCCGTCTACAGCCTGTCGACCGACGGCACGAACGTGTACGGCACGGCCTACGACTTCTACGGCCCGGGCAACCTCGAGGGCTCCTTCGCCGCGAACCCCGACGGTGGCGCCCCGGTGTGGATCAACGACTGCCACGGCGACTCGTACTCCAGCGCCCCGCTCAACGGCGCGCTGTACCAGGCCGGCCACCCGCACGACTGCTCGCTGATCGGCGGCTACCCGGAGCAGAACCCGCGGGTCAGCCGGTACGCCACGGCCCTGTCGCTGACCCCCGCCGGCACGGTCTCCGACGGCGCGGACGCCGCGCTGCGCGGCCGGCCGTCCCCGGCGCTGCTGCACTGGTACCCCGACACCACCCCCGGCAGCTACACCGGCTCGGACCAGTCCGGGTGGAGCGTCGCGGGCTCGGGCAACTACCTGCTCTACGGCGGTGAGTTCACCAAGATCGGCGGCGTCGCCCAGCAGGGCCTGGTCCGCTTCGCCATGCCGCAGGTCGCACCCCGCAAGGTGGCGCCGAACGGCAACGACCAGCTGACGCCCAGCGTCGTCTCGCAGACCGCGGGCACCGCCCGCGTCTCCTGGCAGGCGACGTTCGACCAGGACAACCGCGACCTGGTCTACCGCGTCTACCGCAGCGACCGGCCCACCACCCCCGTGTACGAGGTCGGCGCCCCCTCCGCCTGGTGGGACCGCCCCTCGCTGGGCTTCGTCGACACCGGGCTGACGCCGGGCGCGACCTACGGCTACAAGGTGACCGCCGTCGACCCCGACGGGAACACCCGCAGCCGGGGCACCACCACGGTCACCGTCTCCTCGGCCGCGACCGCCGCCTACCCCTCCGCCGTGCTCGCCGACGCCCCCTCCGGCTACTGGCGGCTCGGTGAGCCCACCGGCACCACCCAGTACGACCGGGCCGGGTTCGCCGACATCACCCCCGGTGCCGGACTGAGCGCCACCACGCCCGGTGCCGTCCGCAACGACGCCGACGGTGCGCTGCGCGTCGACGGCGCCGCCAAGGACGCCACGGGTGCGATGACCGGCCGCGCCTCGGCCGGGCTCGCCGCCCAGGCCGCGCCGCAGACCTTCAGCCTCGAGCTGTGGTTCCAGACGACGTCGACCGCCGGCGGCCGGCTGGCCGGGTTCGGCAACTCCCGGACCGGGGAGAACAGCAGCTACGACCGGCAGCTGTACCTGGACACCGCGGGCAAGCTCTCCTTCGGCGTCTACCCCGGCACCACCCGCATCGTGACCTCGCCGACGGCCCTCAACGACGGTCGCTGGCACCACGTGGTGGCCGAGCTGGGCGGCGGCAACCAGGTCCTCTACGTCGACGGGCTGAAGGTGGCCGCTGCCACCGGCGTCGCCGGCGGGCAGGACTACAGCGGCTGGTGGCAGGTCGGTGGCAACAACCTCAACGGGTGGGCCACCAACGGCTACTACACCGGCAACCTGGACGAGGTCGCGGTCTACGGCACCGCGCTGACCACCGCCCAGGTGCGCGCCCACTACGTCGCCGGCGGCGGTTCCCCCGCGGTCAACCCCCGCCCGGCCGACGCCTACGGCGCCCGGGTCTACGACGACGAGCCGAGCCTGTTCTGGCGGCTCGGCGAGACCAGTGGATCGACCGCGGCGAACTCCGCCGACGTCGGCTACCCCGGCACCTACACCAGCACGACGCTGGGGCAGTCCGGTGCGCCGCTGGCCGGTGTCACCGACAGCCGCGGGATCAGCCCGGCGTCCTCCGGTGGGTACGTCACCGGCACCACCCAGGTGATGAGCCCGCAGGTCTTCAGCGAGGAGCTGTGGTTCACCAGCACCAGCACCAAGGGCGGCCGGCTGATGGGCTTCGGCAACGCCCGCACCGGTGGCAGCGGCACCTACGACCGGGCGGTCTACCTGCTCGCCGACGGCCGGCTGCGGTTCACCACGTCCAACGGCACCACGCGGACGGCGGACTCCACGGCCCGGTTCAACGACGGGCAGTGGCACCACGTCGTCGCCTCGATGGGCCCGGCCGGCATGGTGCTGTACGCCGACGGTGCCAAGGTCGGCAGCAACGCCGGTGCCACCGCGGCCGGCAGCTACAACGGCTACTGGCGACTGGGCACGGACAACCTCGGCGACACCGCCAGCTCCCCGTACTTCACCGGCCGTCTCGACGAGGCCGCGGTGTACCCGGTGCAGCTGACCGACGCCCAGGTGGCCGCGCACTTCGCCGCCTCCCGCGGCACGGTCGACCAGCGGCCGACGGCGGCGTTCACCGCCACCGCGACCGACCTGGCCGTGCAGTTCGACGCCGCCGACTCCTCCGACGCCGAGGGCCCGCTCGCGGACTGGCGCTGGACCTTCGGTGACGGCTCGACCGGCACCGGTGTCGCCCCGGCGCACACCTACGCCACGGCCGGCACCTACGCGGTGCAGCTGACGGTGACCGACCGCGCAGGTGGCACCGGCACGCTCACCCAGCAGGTCACGGTCACCGCACCGCTGCCCAACCAGGTGCCCACGGCGGCCTTCACGGCCACCGCCACCGGGCTGACCGCGCAGCTGGACGGCGGCGCCTCGACCGACCCCGACGGCACGGTCGCGGCCTGGGACTGGGCGTTCGGCGACGGCACCACCGGCACCGGGGCGACCACGTCGCACACCTGGCCGGCGACCGGCACCTACGCCGTGGTCCTCACGGTGACCGACGACGACGGGGCGACCGCCTCGACGACCCGTCAGGTGACCGTGACGGCGCCGAACAAGGCGCCGACGGCGGCCTTCACCTCGACGGTGTCGGGTCTGTCGGCGGCCTTCGACTCCGCCGGTTCCGCCGACGTCGACGGGCAGCTCGTGGCCCGGGCGTGGGACTTCGGTGACGGGGCGACCAGCGGTGTGGCGGCTCCCTCGCACACCTACGCCGCCGCAGGGACGTACGCGGTGAAGCTGACGGTGACCGACGACGACGGCGCCTCGGCGACCGTGACCCAGTCGGTGACGGTCTCGGCGGGCCCGGCCTCCGTGGTGGCCGACCGGTTCGAGCGGAGCGTGGCCTCCGGGCTGGGCGCCGCGGAGACCGGCGGCACCTGGACGGTCTCGGGTGGCACCGCGGTGTCGGCGTCCGTCGCCGGTGGCGTGGGTCAGCTGGTGGTCTCCCGGGCCGGGCAGACCGCGACGGCCGCGCTGAGCTCGGTGTCGGTGGCCGACGTGGCGTTCCAGACCACGGTGGTCCTGCCGGCGGCGCCGACCGGCGGTGGCACCTACGTGACGCTGGCGGCCCGGCGGGTCGGCGCGGACCAGTACCAGGTGGTGGCGAAGTTCCTGGCCGACGGCCGGGTGACGCTGACGCTCAACCGGGTCTCCGGTGGGGTGACCACCGCGCTCAAGGGCGTGACCGTGCCGGGCCTGACCTACGTGGCCGGCGCGAAGGTCAACCTGCTGCTGGACGTCGCGGGCTCCGGGACGACGACGCTGCAGGCGGCGGCGTGGCCCGCCGGCCAGGCACGGCCGGCCTCCCAGCTGACCGCGACCGACACCACCGCCTCGCTGCAGGCGGCGGGCTCGCTGAGCGTGGCCGGCTACGTCTCCGGCTCGTCCACCGCACTGCCGGTCACCGTCCAGCTCGACGACCTGTGGGCCGGTGTCGCCGGTGCCAGCCGTCCGCAGGACCCGACGGCCCCGACGGTCAACAAGGCGCCGACGGCGGCCTTCACCTCCGCGGTGTCGGGTCTGTCGGTGTCGGTGGACTCCGCGGGTTCGTCCGACGCGGACGGGCGGGTCGTGGCCCGGGCGTGGGACTTCGGTGACGGGGCGACCAGCGGCCTCGCGGCGCCGTCGCACACCTACGCCGCAGCCGGGACGTACGCGGTGAAGCTGACGGTGACCGACGACGCCGGTGCGACCGGGTCGGTGACGCGGTCGGTGACGGTGTCGGCGGGTCCGCCGTCGGTGGTGGCCGACCGGTTCGAGCGGAGCGTGGCCTCGGGGCTGGGCTCGGCGGAGACCGGTGGCGCCTGGACCGTCTCGGGTGGCACGGCGGTGTCCGCGTCGGTCGGGAACGGCGTGGGGTCGCTGGTGGTCTCCCGGGCCGGGCAGACCGCGACGGCCGCGCTGAGCTCGGTGTCGGTGGCCGACGTGGCGTTCCAGACCACGGTGGTCCTGCCGGCGGCGCCGACCGGCGGTGGCACCTATGTGACGCTGGCGGCCCGGCGGGTCGGCGCGGACCAGTACCAGGTGGTGGCGAAGTTCCTGGCCGACGGCCGGGTGACGCTGACGCTCAACCGGGTCTCCGGTGGGGTGACCACGGCGCTGAAGGGCACCACCGTGGCCGGCCTGACCTACGTGGCCGGTGCCAAGGTGAACCTCCTGCTGGACGTCGCGGGCTCCGGGACGACGACGCTGCAGGCCGCGGCGTGGCCGGCCGGTCAGCCGCGGCCGGCGTCCCAGCTCAGTGCCACCGACACCACCGCCTCCCTGCAGGCGGCGGGTTCGCTGAGCGTGGCCGGCTACGTCTCCGGCTCGTCCACCGCGCTGCCGGTCACCGTCCAGCTCGACGACGTCTCGGCCGGTCCCGCGGGGAGCACCCCGCAGGGCTGA